The genomic window ACCAGAACCTGGAGATTGTTTAATTATACAAAATTTTGAAAGGTTATTCATAAAAATTTTTAAAAAATCGCGAGATGTACATGTTAATAACCTATATATCCTTTACTTAGTATATCATATAGGTTACAAAGTTTTCTTGTAATACATAATATGGAAATTGAGTACAACGATTATCTCAGAAAGCGGTTCAAAAAGATAAGTAAAATTTACGATATTTTAGCGTTATCTAACTGTATAAGAAAACCACCTGTAAAGTTAGTAGATATCAAACCTGAAACAAAAATTTTGGATGTCTGTACAGGTACAGGTAATCTTGCACTGGAATTTGCTAAGTATTCTAATAATGTTGTAGGGATTGATATCTCGTCTGAAATGCTGAAAGTTGCAAATAAAAAAAATAAATCAGGTAAAGTGAAATTTATTTTAATGGATGCAACCAAACTTGAATTTGAGGACAAAACTTTTGATATTACATCTATTTCAACTTCGTTACATGAGATGCCAGAAAATGTAAGAATAGAAGTGTTAAAAGAAATAAAACGAGTTACAAAAAATAAAGTTATTGTTATTGATTATTGTTTAGGAGGTCGCAAATTATTCAAAAAATTAGTCTACAAAATTATTTCGCTATACGAATCAAAGTATTTTAATGAATTCATATGTGAAGATTTGCGAAATCTTATATCTGAACAGAGGTTTGAAATAGAAATTGAAAAAATTGTATTGGGTATATTTAAAATTTTTGTTTGCAAGATTATATAATACGGTAATAAAAAATAATGAAAGCATTTTGAAGTTCGTGTAGATGAACTTTTGATAGCCTGCTAAAACGATTGTGTAGAATTGTATACCCCACCAATGATGCTGGTGGGGTATGTAGGCACGGTCTGTGACCGTGCAATATAGCACGAATACAGTTCGTGCCTACAAACTGCACAGGCGTCAAAGCAAATTATTCAAAGGAAGCAAGTATCATCTACTTAAACCCAGCTAAAGTCTTAAATCCAACTCTAGAAGCTGTGTCGCAATGTCAAAAACAAGCGAAAACAAGAACCATCTAAAGTTTGTCGTATGACAAAAAGTATTTTTTCTGCTATTGGGTTCTTAACTATTATACCTGTAAGACAGAAAGAGATTACACCATCAATAGTAGCTTTGTTCCCGGTTGCAGGGTTACTGCTTGGTGGAATCCTTTTGTTATTGAATATCGTCTTTAGTCAGTTTCGTTAACGAAAATACTATTGATTTTACCTGTAATTTCACGATGGTCAATGGTTTTAGATTTGTTTTGCAATAATTTTATTGGTTTTGTCGACGATTACTACATTTGTTCTAATTATTGTTTCTGGGTTTGTTACTATTGGCTCTACAAAATTTGTGACGAAAAAACTCGGCGGCATGACCGGCGATTCTATCGGTGCAATAAACGAAGTAATAGAAATTACAGTATTGTTAGTATTTTTGATTTTTAACTTGTAATACCCTGTGGCTCTGCCACAGGGTAGTTCATTGCATAACAAAGTATAGAATAACAGATATGCCACAAGGGGCAGAGAGTTTTACAGAAGCACACAAAGAAGGATATAAATTTCTTTTAATTTTTATCTATCGTTTTTTCTCTGTGCTCTCTGTAGCTATAAGATTTTTTAATGATTATGGGAAATAGTCAATCTGTAACTGTCAAAGTGCCTGGAACCTGTGGGGAACTCATTCAGGGTAGCTTAAATGGTAAAAACAGACTTGTTACATGCCCTGTTAAGATATTTTCATATGTTACTGTTAGTTTCGTAAATCATTCTTACCAACTACAACACAGCAACCTGAAAAATTCTTGGAAAGCGAAAGAAGCATTAAAAAAAGTATTACAGCATTTCAATTTAGAAGATTTATTTAATAAACTTCAGTTTGATATACATTCAGAAATTCCAATAGCAAAGGGTATGGCATCAAGCACAGCAGATATCGTCGGGATATGCTTAGCAACTGCGAAATTATTGACAAAATCTATTTCAGAAAAAACTGTTGCAGATATAGCAATTTCTATTGAGCCATCTGACGGAACAATGTTTAATGGAATTGCTATTTTTGATTATTTCAGAGCCAGCATGTTTAAAATTTTAGGCAACCCACCGAAAATGAAAATACTTGTTATAGATACTGGTGGTGAAATAGACACAATAGAATTTAACAAAAAAGATTACAAAAAAGAACGACTATCAAATGAGGCTAAGGTGAAAGAAGCAATAGAATTGTTAAAAGATGGTTTAAGAAAAAATGACTTAAATCTCGTGGGTAAAGCAGCAACTATCAGCGCTATTTGTAATCAGAAAATACTTTTCAAGCCAGAATTAGAAAGAGTCATTGAAACCGGAAGAGAATTCAACGCATATGGAGTAAATGTTGCACATAGCGGAACTGTTATTGGTATTTTATTAAATACTGAATTTAACGAATTTGATACTTTAAAAGAAGAAATAAATCAAGCATTTAATAAAAAATTTAAATTCTATATAACGGAATTAACTAACGGCGGTGGTTGCAATGAATCTTCAGCATAGTAGACATGGTGGGAATATCTGGCAAATTGCAAAGGAGTATAAAATACCAATAGAAAAAATAATTGATTTCAGTACAAATATAAATCCTCTTGGTATCCCGAATAGAGTTGAAAATAAACTAATAGAAAATATGCACTTAATATCTTATTATCCTGACCCTTATTGTAGTCAATTCATACAGAAACTATCTGAAACCTTATGTATCAAGAAAGAAAATATACTTGTTGGAAATGGCTCAACTGAACTTATATATACAATCTCTGCTGCAATATCACCAAAAAAAGTTGTGATACCAATACCAACATTTAGTGAGTATGAAAACTCTGTAAAAGCACATAATGCAGAAATTGAATTTTATATCTGCCGAGAAGAAAATAATTTCAAAATAAATATAGCCAGAATGATAAAATTGCTTCCATACAGTCAAATGATATTCGTCTGTAATCCAAACAATCCAACAGGA from Elusimicrobiota bacterium includes these protein-coding regions:
- a CDS encoding adenosylcobinamide-GDP ribazoletransferase, yielding MTKSIFSAIGFLTIIPVRQKEITPSIVALFPVAGLLLGGILLLLNIVFSQFR
- a CDS encoding GHMP kinase; its protein translation is MGNSQSVTVKVPGTCGELIQGSLNGKNRLVTCPVKIFSYVTVSFVNHSYQLQHSNLKNSWKAKEALKKVLQHFNLEDLFNKLQFDIHSEIPIAKGMASSTADIVGICLATAKLLTKSISEKTVADIAISIEPSDGTMFNGIAIFDYFRASMFKILGNPPKMKILVIDTGGEIDTIEFNKKDYKKERLSNEAKVKEAIELLKDGLRKNDLNLVGKAATISAICNQKILFKPELERVIETGREFNAYGVNVAHSGTVIGILLNTEFNEFDTLKEEINQAFNKKFKFYITELTNGGGCNESSA
- a CDS encoding methyltransferase domain-containing protein, giving the protein MEIEYNDYLRKRFKKISKIYDILALSNCIRKPPVKLVDIKPETKILDVCTGTGNLALEFAKYSNNVVGIDISSEMLKVANKKNKSGKVKFILMDATKLEFEDKTFDITSISTSLHEMPENVRIEVLKEIKRVTKNKVIVIDYCLGGRKLFKKLVYKIISLYESKYFNEFICEDLRNLISEQRFEIEIEKIVLGIFKIFVCKII
- a CDS encoding adenosylcobinamide-GDP ribazoletransferase produces the protein MSTITTFVLIIVSGFVTIGSTKFVTKKLGGMTGDSIGAINEVIEITVLLVFLIFNL